The nucleotide window TATTATCTTCATACCCTTTATCAATCACTAATTCCACGTCTGAATCTTTATCAGTTACTTTTATCAACTCTTTTAAATCTTTTCCTTTTATTATCTCTACTAGCTTTTTAGACATTTCACTACTATCATTATCAACGACCTTTACATCTAATACGCTAAGTTTAAGAGGATTTTCATTGGTTAAATTATTAAAATACCCCATAAAACATGCCATAATAATAGGAAATATAATAAAATACGATAAAACTACTGCTCCACTGGAAACCATACTTTTTAGTGTTGATTTTACATAATAAAAAGTTTTCATCTACATCACCTAATTCCTTAATGTTTTTCCTGTTAATGATAAAAATACATCTTCTAACTTTATATCATCATAAGTGATTTTTTTTATTACAACACCACTACTTTCTAGTATTGATAATGCAGTAGAAAGTGTAAACTTAGAATTTATTGTTATAGATAATACATTATCTTCCTCCAAAACCTTCTCTACTCCCTCTATTCCCTTAAGTCTAACTAAAACTTCACCATTAATACCGTCTGCCTCTACTCTTATTTTATTATTTGAAGAAAATGATGCTTTTATCTCTTCTTTATTACCATAAGCAATTTCCTTTCCTAAATCTATTATGAATACCCTTTTACAAAGTTCCTCAATCTCTTCCATATAATGAGATGTGTATAATACTGTCGTACCCCACTCTTTACATATAGTTCGTATAAAAGAAAATATATGATTCCTTGACTGTGGATCTACCCCTACTGTTGGCTCGTCCAATATTAACACCTTAGGATGATGTAAAATTGATACTGCAATATTTAACCTTCTCTTCATGCCCCCTGAAAATTTCTTTACTTTTTTTCTTTTAGTTTCCTCAAGTCCCGTAACTCTTAATGCTTCTTTTATTCTTTCCTTTAACTCTTTCCCTCTTAATCCATATAAGGCACCAAAAAACTCTAAATTGTCATAAGCATTCATCTCTTCTAATAATGCCAAATCTTGTGGTACATATCCTATACACTTTTTTGCCTTAATTGGATCCTGTAATATATCATATCCACATATCTTTACTGTCCCACTATCTGGTACTAATAGTGTCGTCATTATATTTATCAGTGTAGATTTACCTGCTCCATTAGGACCTATAAATCCGAATACCTCTCCTTCTTCTACTCCATAGCTAATATTATCTAACACCAACTTATCATTAAATCTTTTTGTTACGTTCTCTACTTCTATGATAGCCATAAAAATACCCCCTAAAATCTTTTAATCATATAATAAAGTATTTTAGGGGGTATTACTATAACTTAAAGTCACTAAAAAAATGACTTAAGTCACTATTCCATTTTTAAAAGCAAAGATAGCTATCTGTGTTCTATCTCTTAATTGTAACTTTGATAAAATATTTGTTATATTATTTTTTATCGTTCCTTCAGATAAAAAGAGCTGTTCTGCTATTTCCTTATTTGTTAATCCTTTTCCTATTGCTTCTATTATTTTAATTTCTTTTTCAATAAGATTGTATTTATCGATATTACTTTTTATATTCCATCTATTCTCCATCATTTTTGATGCTACATCTGGATGGACAACCATATTACCTTTATAAGCAGTCTTTATACCTTCATAAATCACATCATGAGAACTATCCTTTAACATATATCCAAAAGCACCATACTTTAATGCCTCTTCTATATATTCTTTATCCTTAAAAGTTGTAAGAATTATAACTTTTATTCTAGAAAATTGCTCTTTTATTATTCTCGTCCCCATAACACCATCACAATCTTTCATTCTAATGTCCATAAGTACAACATCTAGATCATTAGTTTTACACACTTCTAAAGCTTCATATCCATTTTTCGCCATATCAACCACTTCTATATCATCATATATAGAAAGCATTAGCTTAAGTCCTTCTCTTATAAGTTCTTCATCATCAACAATTAATAATTTAATCTTTTTCAAAACACTATACCTCCACTTCTTTTGGAACGATTATTCTAACAAAAAAACCTTTTCCACTAACAGATCTCATATCTACAGTAGCCTCTATTTCCTCTGCTCTTTCTTTTATACTCTTAAGGCCAACTCCACTTTCTACTATTTTATATGTTCCAATGCCATCGTCACTAAATGAAATAATAAATTCACTATCTGTAAAATTCATTATCACTTTAATTGTTGAAGCTTTTCCATGCTTTAAAGAATTGGACAATACTTCTTGTGTTATTCTATATAAATGATTTACTTGTTTTGTTGATAAATTCCATTGCCCTTTAGATATAATTACCTTTACTTCTATCCCTGTCATTCTTTGAAAGTTTTTACATACATCTTGTAATCTCAAAATTCCCTTATAATTTTCATATTGATCTGACTTTAATTCCCTAACAGCCCTTTTAACATCTTGAAAACTATCATTAATAAAGCTTCTTAATTTTTTTATTGTATTCTTCATTGTACTATTCTCTTTTTCAGCTATAGCCTCCATAGCTGTCAACTGAATCATCGCCGTAGAAAGCGCATGTCCAACACTATCATGAATTTCCCTAGATATTCTATTTCTTTCCTTTAATAAAGTAATTTCTTCGATGGAATCAACATAGCCTTCCAATTCCTTGTTAACTTCAATAAGCTTTTCCTCTGAAACTCTAAGCTTATCATATAGCTTCTGCGCCTCAAGCTTTGTACTATAAAGTCTTGCTATATAACTTAATAATATGTAAAGTAATTCAATTATAATAAAGTTAATAAAGCTTGCTTCCTTATCCTTTCCAAAGGTAGCCATAATAGCAATAACAATAATTATCACCGCATATATATACTTTACTTTTTTATTATTTAGAGTAAAAATATCTATAATTACTCCAATTAAGTATATTAAAATATATCCCCCAAACTTTAATTGTGCTAAAGGAATTAGTGCTAATTCTATCAATATAGATATTATTTTCTCTATATCACTTTTAAAATAAAATATCCTTATATTATTATTTATAATAAATAATAATATAAAAATAATACTTACTATACTACTATTTTGACACTGAATGAATATTTGAAATAGAAGTATACCAAAAGAAATATATCTTATAAAAATCAATTCTCTACTTTTTTCCATACTCTTCTCCATTTTAATTTTACTTATTTGTTTTATATTTTAATAATTTCTTCATTCTTTTTCAATTACCATATATATCATTAATTTTAATATATTAGATAATCTAAACATAGTAAAATTAATTAGTATATTTGCCTAATATTCTGTATGTGTCGAAGCATTATCTAATGTAGATATTAAGTTTAGTTTAGAATATAAAAAATATTTATTATAGAATGTATAAATTATTTTACTTCTATCCATACTATAATGGTAAAACCAAACTGAATGTAGGAGGAAACGACGATGATGAATCAAAGTAACCAAAACATTCAATCCTCAGAGGCTTACGAAGGAAATGATGCTGGAGATAAGCCACATGACACGTAAGGCTTATAAGACTTAATGTGTCTTATAAGCCGGTAAGGTTTTATAAAAAACGGACCTACTTATATATAATTATTATGTATAAGTAGGTCCATTCTTATTTTATATTTTTATGTGTTAATTTCATAATATCACTATAATTATGAGCTGTAATTACTTCTACAGTATATAAATCATCATTGATTTTATCAATCTTACTAATAACCTCATTTCTGAATTCAATTAAATTTTTAGTTTCATTTACTACTTCTTTAAGGTTATTTTCTACGTTACCATTACTAGAGTTAATTTTTGCAACCTCTTTCTTTATAAATGATACTTCATTCATCAATAACTCTAACTTTTTATCCATATTCTTTACTATACTTATTATGTCTTTATCCAATTTATCACGTCCTTATCGCACAATTATACTATAAGTTTTATAAAAAGGAAATGGGACATACTCTCTATAAAACACACTTTATCCTACTTCTCTTTTAATCTGAACCTATTCAACAAACCTTTCATAATATATATAATAAAAACAATTTATAAAAGGAGTTGATACTGTTGCATTCTATAAAAGATATTATATCAACTGGAACTAGTTATATAAATAATATAAATTCAAATAAGAACTTCTATGATTGCGATCCTTTACTAATTGGAATAGCAAGAAATTCTGTTCACAATAGAAATGAATATAGAACGTTGATTAAATTTGACAACCTTCGTCTTCGTCACATTAAATCAGCATTTTTATATATTTTTTTAAACGGAGTAAGATCTAATACTCACAAAGTTACTATATAATTAAAAGAAAATATAGATGATTTTGATATTAGATCAGTTACTTGGTCAAACGCACCTAGAGTAAATCCTAATAGTGAAATTTGTTTTGATATACGCCCAGAGGATATTGGTAAATATATAAAAATAGATATAACACCAATCATTAATAATTGGATCAAAACTAAAGAAAACTTCGGGGTTACTCTCTTCGATGATAGCAAATGTAATAATTCACTAATCCAATTTTCGTCATTAGATTCTGACAACCCACCTTATTTATCTATATGTTATGACAAAGATCATAAACCATGCCATAAAGTTAAATGTATAACTGGACCTACAGGACCTGCTGGACGTACTGGTGCCACTGGAGCTACTGGGGCTGCTGGCGCTGTCGGTGCCACTGGACGCACTGGGGCTACTGGGGCTGCTGGCGCTGTCGGTGCCACTGGTACCACTGGGGCTACTGGTACCACTGGAGCTACTGGTGCCGCTGGCGCTATCGGTGCTACTGGGGCTACTGGTGCCACTGGGGCTGCTTGCGCTGTCGGTGCTACTGGGGCTACTGGTGCCACTGGGGCTGCTGGTGTTAGTATCACTGGCGCTACTGGTGCTACTGGAGGACAATGTTCTTCTGTATACGGAAAATTCGGAATTACTGGTACTACTGGCGTGGATGGTTCCATTGCTGTTACTGGATCTGTTCCATTAACCAGTCCATTCCATACTGCTAATATAACTTTTAATGAAAATACAACCCCTACAATTATTGATATTCCAGGTGGATATATTTATAGTGTAAGTTGGAGTATGACCTTAAAACCAAATTCTAATGCTTCATTTATACAAGGTGATTTAAATCTTAATAATAGTTCTATAAGCAGTATGCAATTTTTAACTAATTCATCTTCAAGTAATGGTGTTGACTTACAAAATACAACATTACTTCAAGTAGATAATGATTCAACTTTAATATTGCAATATTATGCTCATAAACAACAAAATCAACCTACAGATGTTGAAATAATATGTGCTACTGTTAATATATTCTCAGTATGCAAACTTTAATCTAGTGTCTAAATTTTATATTTAAAATAGAATTACCCCAAATATATTTCTATATTTGGGGTAATTCCATACTGATTTATTCTATAAAGCGGAATGCGAAATCGATATATCGCATTATTTACTATACTATTGTTTTGTGTCACTTTTATGACGAATTTATGAAGAATAGTAATTTTTAACCTGCATTTTCTATGTTTTCTTTTAAGACTATTTCTCCATCTAGTAACTTTAATATTGAATCACCATAATAAGCTGCTGACTCTGCATGAGTTACTTGAACTATCGTAGTCCCAAATTTCTTATTTATATCTCTAAAAAGTTCCATTATACTTTCTCCTGTTTTAGAATCAAGATTTCCTATTGGCTCATCAGCTAAAATTATCTCTGGTTTAAAAAGAAGTGCTCTTGCAATAGCAACCCTTTGTTGCTGACCACCTGAAAGTTCCCTTGGCGTCATTTTACGTTTATCTTTTAATCCAACAAGATCTAAAATATTATTTAAATCTTCTTTATAGTTTTTTATCTTCTTCCCATCCATTAATAAAGGTAATAATATATTATCCTCTATTGTAAGATTAGGTACTAAATTATAAAATTGAAAAACAAAACCTACTTCCCTACGTTTCATTTTAGCTTTTTCCTTTTCTTTAAGAGTACTTATATCTCTCCCATTTATATTTATTACTCCTGATGTTGGATTATCAAGACCTCCTAATAAATATAATAAAGTAGATTTACCACAACCAGAAGGTCCCATTATAGATAAAAAGCTACCTTTTTTCACTGTAAAATTAAGACTCTTCAGTACTTTAACCTCATCATTTTTCCCTAATTTAAAAGATTTATTTAAATTTTTAACTTCAATAGCATTCATAGTAATACCCCCTATTCATATTTCATTTCATTAATAATAGAAAACTTTCTTCCTTTAAATATTGATGGTAGTATAGATAATACAATTAGTATTACAAGTCCTAATGTAAGGTTGGAAATTATTGTGAGATCTAAAGCTACTGTCATATCAAATCCTATTAATTTAATCACATTAGTTACAAGGTTTATAGTTACATGAGCTAACGGTATCATAAATACCATTGACCAGAGTATTGTTAATAATCCTTGATAAAGTAAAAGTCTATTTTTTTGTCTTTTACTCAATCCTAATGAATGAAGCAAAGCTAAATTCTTTTTAGAATTTAAATAACATATATTCATATTATTTAATACACCAAAAGCAGCAATCATAACAGTTATACCTGAAAAGAAACCAAGTACAGTCATCAGATTCTCATTATTCTCTATATTTTCTTGTTTTAATTCTTCTGATGTCGATACTTCAGCTAAGTAATCCCTAAGAGGTTTTTTTATTGCATCTTTAACCTTATTTGCATCACCTTTTGTGTTAGCAATAATCTCAGTACTCATATATGGATTAAATAAATCTATTAGATCACTATTTTTCATCATCATAAAATAACCATTCCAGTATAACTTACCATCAATGACTGAAACTATTTTTACTTCACAACTTTTATCATCAATTTTTAATTTAATAGTGTCTCCTTTATCTAAATTTAAACTTTCTGATACTGATTTTGTAATAATTACTGAAGGTTTTTTTGCTTCCTTTAAAGCCTTATAACTTTCTTTACCTTCATTACTATCCCAAGATAAGTATTTATCATAGTTTAAATATTTATCTTCATCAATACCTATTATAGGAATCATTTCTTTATCTACTTCACTATAAGTAAAATTAACACTTTGTATAGAGTTCTTATCTATATCATCTCTATTCAAAACCTCATTAATAATCTTATCTTTACTATCTAAAATAGGAGTCCTACTAAATGAAATAGATATATCACTTTTCATATCATCATATGCTCCTGATACAACATCTTTTAAACTACTACTAACGGATGTAATAATTATTACTGATAATATAGAAATAATTATTAGTGTTATACTATTTAATAACTCTTTTGATGTTCTTACATTATTAAAAGCTATAGCTATTATTGATGTTTTATCTCTTATAATTTTATGAACTGCTATAGAAATTAAATCGATTATTTTTGGAATTATAAATGCTGAACCTAAAAGAATAATTAAATCCCCCGCCATCGATATATTGATACTTTCCTTAAATTGCAATACCCTACCAATTAATAATAATATAGTTCCAATAATTGCTTTTGTCCAACCTACTTTAAATGTATTATTTAAAGCACCTAGAATAACATCTTTAATTGGTAGCTTTCTTACTTTTAATACTGGTAATAATGATGATATAACAGAAAGTCCAATTCCAAAAGCTAAAGCTACAACTATATAACTTAATCTAAAATTAGGAGTATTAATTATCCCTTCAGCTGCAAATGGTGAAGTGGCATAGGATACTAAATATAAAATTCCATAGCCTCCAAAGAACCCTAATATTCCTCCAAATAAACCATAAGTAAAACTTTCTAAAAATAATATTGATATTATTTTTTTCTTTGTAGCTCCTTGACTTAAAAATGTTCCTATTGTTGGCATCCTTTCTGTAACAATAAGCTTAAATGAACTACTTATAATAACGACACTAACAAGAACTACAATAGAAAGCATTACATAAAATATAGTTATTATTTGACTTAACATGCTATCTATTATATTTTCATCAAAAGCCTTTTCAGCCTTAAAATCTTTATTAACACTATTAAATACTTTTATTGAATCTTTTAATGTCTCCTCTGTACCTGTGGCAAAAACATTATTGTACTTATTCTTCAAATCAAATTTTTCTGATATAAATTCATATGGTACAATAATTGTAAAATTATTTTCTTGATCTTGTGATAAAGTACCTTCATTAGAATATACAGCATAAACGATAAAACCTATTTTTTCTCCATTAACTGAAATTTCTAATTTATCATTCTCTCCAATTTTAAGTTTTTCACTTATTCTTTTTGAAATTATACATTTCTCTCCATCAAAATTATCAAGAGACTTTTCACCTTTTATAAATTGATTTTTATTTATATTTACATTTTTTCTACCTTCAATAGACACTGAAGACATATCATCTTTATAAGAATAAGACCCACTTACTGTAATAGATGGATTTATGTCTTTAATACCATTTTCTTTTAGCTTATCAATACTAAAAAAGCTTTCTCCATTTTTCTCTGTAATTACAATATCTCTTCCCTCAAAAGTTTCCGTAACTTCTTTTGTAACTATATCTGTAATAAGCCCTGTCATACCGTAACTTCCTACAAATAATGCTGTACTTAAAAACACTGCCAATAATAATAGTAAAAACTTACCCTTTTTCTCAGTCATTGATTTTAAGACAAATTTCAAAAAAACCTTCATATAACCCTCCTAAATTCTAGTTTGTGACTTTTATTTCTCCTACACTATTATCAAGATCGAAAGTATATTTATTTGTATCAGAAATTTTAGCATCGATATTACTATAACCAACTCCAGAAGAACTTTTTATTTTTACCGGAGCATTTTCTGGTATCCTTATAGTTACATCTCCAACACCTCCATCGTATACTAGATTTCCATTTACCTCTTCAATATTAATATCACAGTCTCCAGTTCCACTTCCTATATTCATATTTTCAGGTGACTTATTTAAATTTAATCTTATATCTCCTACCCCAGAATTCAAAGTTAAATCCTTTGCATTTATATTATAAATATCTAAGTCGCCAGTTCCACCTTCAAGAGATAAATTTTCACAACTTATCTCTTCCAACTTAATATCACCAACACCATTTTCAAAATATATATCTCCTTTATATTCTTTAGGAATATATATTTCTATCTTTCTACTATAGTTATTTGTACCCAATTTCTTTCCTGACTTTTTTTCTTCAATATTTAAATTCTTATCTTCTTTTTTCATAATGACTTCACCATTTAATGTAGTACTATTTTTAACTATTAGTCTAACATTATTTTCATCAAAACTTTTGCATTGTACATCTGCCAATTGAATGTTTATATTAATATTATCAATATCCTCTAATGATAATGTTTCATCTTTATCTAATTCCGAATTCTTATGGGCAATTTTATTTCTGGGCTCTATACCTACTTTAACAGCACAACTAGTTAATGTTAATGCTAATATTACACCTATAAAAATTGATACAATTCTTTTTTTCATAACATTTTCCCCCATGCATTAATTTATATCTAATTTTAATTTTAATAATTTTGTTGATATTACCATAAGAGCAGTTATTAATGTTATTGCAGCTATAGAAAATAAAATATCAATTTCAACTGATCCTATCTTTAAATATATATACGGCAAAAATATTAAAACTTTATCAATAATCCACGCAGCTGCTGAAGGCAGTATGATTGATGTTATTACAACTAAAACAACTACTATGCCATCATTAGAAATATATGATCCATATACAATAATAAAAGAACAAATGATAATATACATTACTGTAAACGAACCTAAAAGAGAAAGTCCTGTAATAAAAATTTCACTTTCCAATTTTACATTTCCAATAAAAGCTATAAAAGATATCGTTGCAACTATAATTATTTGAACTACCATATGCAATATATATTTGGCACTTAAAAACTCCCAAGCCTTTATCGGCGTTATAAATAATAGTCTACCTTGCCCCTTAGAAATTTCATTACAAAATTCAATAATTAAAAAAATAAATACTACTGTTGTAATTATAGACATAAAGGTGATTAAATCTGCACCTAAAGGACAATTGAAAATAAATATATCTAATATTGCTAAAACAAATAATATACTTAACAATAAAGCATAAAAAATTTTATAACTTCTTAAACTAAACCATAAAATATTTTTTATATTTTTCATCTATTACTCACCTACCCCTCTCCAAAAATCTTTTTATAAACACCTTCTATAGATGTACCATATTTTACTCTAAGCTCCTCAGCATCGCCACTTTCCAAAATCATCCCATCTTTTAAGAAAATTACTTCATCAAATAAATTCTCAAGTTCACCTATAAAATGAGTAGTTATTATCATAGATGAATTTTCATCTATATTTCCTATTATTGCTTCAATAATTTTTTCTCTAGTAATAATATCAATACCTGATATAGGCTCATCTAAAATATATAATGGTACTTTTCTACTTAATGCTAACGCTAAATTTACCTTTTCAATATTTCCCTTTGATAAACTATTAATTTTAGCTTTACTATCCACTAACATTAAATCTACCATTTCATTCATTTTTTCTCGGCTAAAATCTTCAAAAAATTTTCTATAAAATTTCTCTGCATCTTTTACTTTCATCCACTTTGACATTACATTTTTATCTTGAAGAAAAGATATTTTCTTTTTTCTTTCTATAGGTAATATTTCTCCTTCTAATAATATCTGTCCAGAAGATGGATGTAATAATCCAATAATAGTATTTAGTAAAGTAGTCTTTCCTTCACCATTAGGTCCTAAAATCCCCATAACTTTTCCTCGATTTAAAGAAAATGATATATTTTTAAGAATTTCTTTCTTTCCATAACTTTTTGAAAGGTTTGTAACTTCTAATACCTTATCCACCTTTATACCTCCTCATACATCTCATTAATAATTCCTAATATCTCCTCTTTTGAAAAACCAAATTTCTTTACTGTTTTAATAAACTCATAAAATTTATCTTTCGATACTTTTACTTTTAGACCATTAACTTTTTCTATATCTTCTGTGACAAATTTACCTATACCTCTTTTTGTTGTAATAAGTTCATCTTTTTCCAGCTCATTATATGCTTTTACAATCGTATTAGGATTTACCTTTGCATCACTAGCTAACTCTCTTACTGATGGCACCTTTTCTCCCCCTTTCAATTCACCACATAATATCCTCATTTCTAATAAATGCTTTATCTGTATATAGATAGGTTCATTTGAATCTAATTTTAATTCCATAAACTCATCACCTCATCATTTCGTATCACTGTACTAGTAATATAATACACTAATACAATTAATTGTTGAATTTGAGATTAGTTTATATTTTGTTTTTGTAACAAAATACCTTTATTTTGCTTTTTATTACTCTTTTATACTCTAATTATCTATAAGAATTTATAATTATGAAAATTCATAATATTATATACAAAAAATATTCTAAAACTATAGTTCTATCAATATTTTGATGATATAATAACAATTAAGAAGTTGGTATCTTGGCTTTGTATCAATTTTCTTAGCAATTGACGGAAAGTAAGGATTGTATGTATAACTTTCCACTTTCTCAGTTAAACTTAATAATAATTTAAAAACTAGAGGATACCCCTGAAGTATTACTTACAGCCTCTAGAAATATAAATTTTATTACAGATTAACTGATATGGCTAACGTTTTGGACAAGTATAACTTTATGTTTATTATTGAAGAAATTGGCTTAAAAGGTTTTTGGACAAGTTAACTACACTATTCCTATTTGACATAAATAGATAGGACTTTAGCTAATTTACACTTTTGGACAAAACACTTTACTGATATCTGATTTTGGCTTATTGGATATTAAGTGAACAATTTAAAAAGTTTTGGAACGTAAATATTTATAACTTTTCTTTTGGCTTAGGAAAGTTATGCTTTGGCTGAATTGGCTTTTGGATTATTGTTGCAAGATATTTATTTTGGCTTATTAGATATTATGCAACCGCTTATTTAGACATTTGGACACTAACTTTATAAATTTTCTTTTTGGCTTAAGAACATTTGTATGAGTTTGGCTTTTGGAACAAAATTTTTTAAGACTTTATTTAATTAAAGTTTTTATATCTAAAAAACTATAAAAAGCCTAAGAAATAATAGGTGCACATATTATTTCCTTAGGCTTTTTAGTTCTCTTTAATATTCTCTAGAAAAAGTTACATATACTTTTCTAAATCACTCTTAGTTAATGCATAAATTTCAGCATCACCGAAGATTCCACGCTCTCTTAATACTCCCTCTGATATCATTCCACACTTATTCATAACTCTTGCTGCTGCTATATTATTAATATCAATAACTGCTTCTACTCTCTTTACCCTTAAATCCATTAGTGCAAAAATTAAAATTCTGCTTAATGCTTCACTTGCTATATTATTATTTAAATTCTTTTTATCTATAGTAACATTAACATCTAAAACACTATCTGTTAAAAATACTCGTCTCAATTGAATTTGACCTAAAAATTCCTTATTCACTTTTGAAATGATTACCCATTGAGCAAGAAATCCATGACTATGAAGCCTCATCATTTCATTAAAATATGTATTTTTCGACTTCAAAATACTATTTTGGGCATTTTGCATCAAAATTCTTCCATCACCATTTAAAATATGCTCATAAATTTTTTCCTTATATTCGATATTTAATGGTCTTAATATTAACCTTTCTGTCTCTAATTCTGATATATTTTCAAGAAAATTATTTTCCATCATTTCCCCTCCTAATAAATTGATATTTTGTTGAAATATGTTTTAACATATGGTTAAAAATGTGATATTATATAAATATAAATATTATAATTTGTTGAAATATATAATATAATTTACAATATATTTAAATAATTCTTATCTTAATTTTATAAAAAAAATAAGAATAAATCTATAAAATTTTTAACTTTAATAAAATTAGAGCATTCGGGGGTATCAGTAATGATCGTTTTAAAAGAAACTATTTCATCATTATTGTTAAATGAATTAAATAATAATACCAATAAAATAATGCTAATAAAAAATAATGGCAAATTTAACTTAGAGAAATTCTATAGTTATGCTTTAGAAATAGATAATAAAAAACAATATGTATTTAAAAAATTGAAAAAAGAAGTAGTTAGTGAACCTTTTGGTCCATTATTTAGTTGGATAAAAGAAAAATTCTTAGAAAAAAAAGATAATTTAGATTCCATATTGGAAGAATTAAATATATATCCTACTCATAGAGATATAATAAAATCTTATGTTAATACTGGTATTGTAAAAAGAGATGAAGATATATTATATGTAGATTATAGATATGAAAAAAATAAAATGTATGAATCTATATTAAAAATATATAATTATTATAGTAAAGATAAAGAACTTTGGCTTTTGTTAGAAAACTTAAACTTTGCATCTTACTCTACCATTCAATGGTTAAGTTGGTTTCTAAAACAAAA belongs to Clostridium bornimense and includes:
- a CDS encoding sensor histidine kinase, whose translation is MEKSRELIFIRYISFGILLFQIFIQCQNSSIVSIIFILLFIINNNIRIFYFKSDIEKIISILIELALIPLAQLKFGGYILIYLIGVIIDIFTLNNKKVKYIYAVIIIVIAIMATFGKDKEASFINFIIIELLYILLSYIARLYSTKLEAQKLYDKLRVSEEKLIEVNKELEGYVDSIEEITLLKERNRISREIHDSVGHALSTAMIQLTAMEAIAEKENSTMKNTIKKLRSFINDSFQDVKRAVRELKSDQYENYKGILRLQDVCKNFQRMTGIEVKVIISKGQWNLSTKQVNHLYRITQEVLSNSLKHGKASTIKVIMNFTDSEFIISFSDDGIGTYKIVESGVGLKSIKERAEEIEATVDMRSVSGKGFFVRIIVPKEVEV
- a CDS encoding DUF4097 family beta strand repeat-containing protein, producing the protein MKKRIVSIFIGVILALTLTSCAVKVGIEPRNKIAHKNSELDKDETLSLEDIDNININIQLADVQCKSFDENNVRLIVKNSTTLNGEVIMKKEDKNLNIEEKKSGKKLGTNNYSRKIEIYIPKEYKGDIYFENGVGDIKLEEISCENLSLEGGTGDLDIYNINAKDLTLNSGVGDIRLNLNKSPENMNIGSGTGDCDINIEEVNGNLVYDGGVGDVTIRIPENAPVKIKSSSGVGYSNIDAKISDTNKYTFDLDNSVGEIKVTN
- a CDS encoding response regulator transcription factor; translation: MKKIKLLIVDDEELIREGLKLMLSIYDDIEVVDMAKNGYEALEVCKTNDLDVVLMDIRMKDCDGVMGTRIIKEQFSRIKVIILTTFKDKEYIEEALKYGAFGYMLKDSSHDVIYEGIKTAYKGNMVVHPDVASKMMENRWNIKSNIDKYNLIEKEIKIIEAIGKGLTNKEIAEQLFLSEGTIKNNITNILSKLQLRDRTQIAIFAFKNGIVT
- a CDS encoding ABC transporter ATP-binding protein, producing the protein MNAIEVKNLNKSFKLGKNDEVKVLKSLNFTVKKGSFLSIMGPSGCGKSTLLYLLGGLDNPTSGVININGRDISTLKEKEKAKMKRREVGFVFQFYNLVPNLTIEDNILLPLLMDGKKIKNYKEDLNNILDLVGLKDKRKMTPRELSGGQQQRVAIARALLFKPEIILADEPIGNLDSKTGESIMELFRDINKKFGTTIVQVTHAESAAYYGDSILKLLDGEIVLKENIENAG
- a CDS encoding ABC transporter permease, coding for MKVFLKFVLKSMTEKKGKFLLLLLAVFLSTALFVGSYGMTGLITDIVTKEVTETFEGRDIVITEKNGESFFSIDKLKENGIKDINPSITVSGSYSYKDDMSSVSIEGRKNVNINKNQFIKGEKSLDNFDGEKCIISKRISEKLKIGENDKLEISVNGEKIGFIVYAVYSNEGTLSQDQENNFTIIVPYEFISEKFDLKNKYNNVFATGTEETLKDSIKVFNSVNKDFKAEKAFDENIIDSMLSQIITIFYVMLSIVVLVSVVIISSSFKLIVTERMPTIGTFLSQGATKKKIISILFLESFTYGLFGGILGFFGGYGILYLVSYATSPFAAEGIINTPNFRLSYIVVALAFGIGLSVISSLLPVLKVRKLPIKDVILGALNNTFKVGWTKAIIGTILLLIGRVLQFKESINISMAGDLIILLGSAFIIPKIIDLISIAVHKIIRDKTSIIAIAFNNVRTSKELLNSITLIIISILSVIIITSVSSSLKDVVSGAYDDMKSDISISFSRTPILDSKDKIINEVLNRDDIDKNSIQSVNFTYSEVDKEMIPIIGIDEDKYLNYDKYLSWDSNEGKESYKALKEAKKPSVIITKSVSESLNLDKGDTIKLKIDDKSCEVKIVSVIDGKLYWNGYFMMMKNSDLIDLFNPYMSTEIIANTKGDANKVKDAIKKPLRDYLAEVSTSEELKQENIENNENLMTVLGFFSGITVMIAAFGVLNNMNICYLNSKKNLALLHSLGLSKRQKNRLLLYQGLLTILWSMVFMIPLAHVTINLVTNVIKLIGFDMTVALDLTIISNLTLGLVILIVLSILPSIFKGRKFSIINEMKYE
- a CDS encoding ABC transporter ATP-binding protein, which translates into the protein MAIIEVENVTKRFNDKLVLDNISYGVEEGEVFGFIGPNGAGKSTLINIMTTLLVPDSGTVKICGYDILQDPIKAKKCIGYVPQDLALLEEMNAYDNLEFFGALYGLRGKELKERIKEALRVTGLEETKRKKVKKFSGGMKRRLNIAVSILHHPKVLILDEPTVGVDPQSRNHIFSFIRTICKEWGTTVLYTSHYMEEIEELCKRVFIIDLGKEIAYGNKEEIKASFSSNNKIRVEADGINGEVLVRLKGIEGVEKVLEEDNVLSITINSKFTLSTALSILESSGVVIKKITYDDIKLEDVFLSLTGKTLRN